The Leucobacter viscericola genome includes a window with the following:
- a CDS encoding ABC transporter permease: MAIDSVTEGDVSTRAIALGADPGAKKRGPKNWRPLLLLIPAFVIVSLFFLAPLADVFVRSVTDPQPGLQNYQWLFSTPGNLNVVMRTFGTAILVTFVCLLLAYPYAYLMTIVSDRTRNMMQLFIMMPLWTSILVRTLAWMVLLQDTGPINSILAAWFDIGPIPLIRTTFGVALGMSQVLLPFMVLPLYSSMAKIDKRLLPAASNLGANPVTAFFTVYLPLSKPGIFSGGVTVFILGLGFYIIPALLGSSKEIMISAMIQQQISVFLMWGQGTALGIFLLACTILILVVVSRFNKSGSLFPGVDR; encoded by the coding sequence ATGGCCATCGATTCTGTCACCGAGGGCGACGTGTCAACACGCGCGATCGCCCTCGGTGCGGACCCCGGGGCAAAGAAGCGGGGGCCCAAAAACTGGCGCCCCCTGCTCCTGCTCATACCGGCGTTCGTTATCGTTTCCCTGTTCTTCCTGGCCCCCCTTGCCGACGTGTTTGTGCGCTCGGTCACGGACCCTCAGCCGGGGCTGCAGAACTACCAGTGGCTGTTCAGCACTCCGGGCAACCTCAACGTGGTGATGCGTACCTTTGGCACTGCGATCCTCGTCACCTTTGTGTGTCTGCTGCTCGCGTACCCGTACGCCTACCTGATGACGATCGTGTCGGATCGCACGCGCAACATGATGCAGTTGTTCATCATGATGCCGCTGTGGACCTCGATTCTGGTGCGCACGCTCGCCTGGATGGTGCTGCTGCAAGACACCGGCCCGATCAACAGCATCCTCGCCGCCTGGTTCGACATCGGACCGATCCCGCTGATCCGCACCACCTTTGGTGTGGCCCTCGGCATGAGTCAGGTGCTGCTGCCGTTTATGGTGCTGCCGCTCTACTCGTCGATGGCAAAGATCGACAAACGACTGCTGCCCGCCGCATCGAACCTCGGCGCGAACCCCGTGACCGCGTTCTTTACGGTGTACCTGCCGCTGTCGAAGCCCGGTATCTTCTCGGGTGGGGTGACCGTGTTCATTCTCGGTCTCGGCTTTTACATCATCCCGGCCCTGCTCGGTTCGTCGAAGGAGATCATGATCTCGGCGATGATCCAGCAGCAGATCAGCGTCTTTTTGATGTGGGGCCAGGGCACCGCACTCGGCATCTTTCTGCTCGCGTGCACGATCCTCATTTTGGTGGTCGTGTCTCGCTTTAACAAGAGTGGCAGTCTCTTCCCGGGGGTTGATCGCTGA
- a CDS encoding extracellular solute-binding protein, with translation MATLKTPKTRKLLALAAGAAALALTLAGCSGSSEPKAAPKHDLGTPVAGQIKEGALDGVTLTFAGSGGVFQDGQTKALWDPFAKASGATVNQDAFDAGKLKAMVDSGNVSWDIVNTTQFDTARGCGTLYEEYDYSKVDTSKVPKGTITDKCMVPQILYGLVVVYNTDKFGDNPPKSAADFFDTKKFPGKRTVSQSTYVDPQTVEFALTAQGKDVKNLKPEDINGAFDMYKDLGDNVIGWTTGAQAQQQLEAGEAVMGLVWSGRGYGAASAGAHVAPMWDQWMIMVDSNGIPKGVKDKDAAFAAVNYSIGAEQQAKMTELTSYGGVNTDAKPKMDATLTEWMTTEHLDTGISPNVDFWVKNYDALAAAWAGWATGN, from the coding sequence ATGGCCACACTCAAAACCCCCAAGACCAGAAAGCTGCTCGCGCTCGCCGCGGGCGCAGCGGCTCTCGCACTGACGCTCGCCGGCTGCAGTGGCAGCTCCGAGCCCAAGGCGGCCCCCAAGCACGACCTCGGCACTCCGGTTGCCGGGCAGATCAAAGAGGGCGCCCTTGACGGCGTCACACTCACCTTTGCCGGATCGGGTGGTGTCTTCCAGGACGGCCAGACCAAGGCACTCTGGGATCCGTTCGCGAAGGCCTCGGGTGCGACCGTGAACCAGGACGCGTTCGACGCGGGCAAGCTGAAGGCCATGGTCGACAGCGGCAACGTGAGCTGGGACATCGTCAACACGACGCAGTTCGACACCGCTCGCGGCTGCGGCACACTCTACGAGGAGTACGACTACTCCAAGGTTGATACCTCGAAGGTTCCCAAGGGCACCATCACCGACAAGTGCATGGTTCCCCAGATTCTGTACGGCTTGGTCGTCGTCTACAACACCGACAAGTTCGGCGACAACCCGCCCAAGAGCGCGGCCGACTTCTTCGACACCAAAAAGTTCCCCGGTAAGCGCACCGTCAGCCAGTCCACCTACGTCGACCCGCAGACCGTCGAGTTTGCACTCACGGCTCAGGGCAAGGACGTCAAGAACCTGAAGCCCGAAGACATCAACGGCGCCTTCGATATGTACAAGGATCTTGGCGACAATGTCATCGGCTGGACCACCGGCGCCCAGGCGCAGCAGCAGCTCGAGGCGGGCGAAGCCGTCATGGGTCTCGTGTGGTCGGGTCGCGGCTACGGTGCCGCGAGTGCCGGGGCGCACGTTGCGCCGATGTGGGATCAGTGGATGATTATGGTCGACTCGAACGGCATCCCGAAGGGTGTGAAAGACAAGGACGCCGCCTTCGCGGCGGTCAACTACTCCATCGGCGCCGAACAGCAGGCCAAGATGACCGAGCTCACCTCGTACGGCGGGGTCAACACCGACGCGAAGCCGAAGATGGACGCGACCCTCACCGAGTGGATGACCACGGAACACCTCGACACAGGTATCTCACCGAACGTCGACTTCTGGGTCAAGAACTATGACGCGCTCGCCGCAGCGTGGGCCGGTTGGGCCACGGGTAACTAA
- a CDS encoding flavin monoamine oxidase family protein translates to MNIVVIGAGLAGLTAAWELSKSGHKCTVLEARDRVGGRTWSEQLGNGEVTERGGEYVFPSEHPIRKLAAEVGVPIMSHNVRYARRTVNDHVISFAELGATTERVRDTLARMLADGETQVSLEQAFAEALGDGYRLDPVYRRTTTSAAADPSRVNAEAVLLHESSSAGGYIEDGGRFVGGNQALSLELARRLGDQIRLEHPITGIEQSASGVQVHLSDGSRISADAAVVSVPLPILRELELGFSLPEEQQRALDHRFMGVAAKLGVPLSRVDSDPALQNAEHTWWSWRSLSIDGENRVNALSSFAGGPFAFEALGIARGPEGWVRELQGMRPQLEIDGDVLLTDWSVDPWTRGAYSAPALDWAAEDADVFTRAAGRVAIAGEHTGLAQSLSGAVASGYRAAAALDQVLSA, encoded by the coding sequence ATGAACATTGTTGTCATCGGAGCCGGGCTCGCAGGACTCACTGCGGCCTGGGAGCTGAGCAAGTCCGGGCACAAGTGCACTGTTCTTGAGGCGCGGGATCGGGTTGGCGGGCGAACCTGGTCTGAGCAGCTCGGCAATGGTGAGGTGACGGAGCGCGGTGGCGAGTACGTCTTTCCCAGCGAGCATCCGATCCGCAAGCTTGCCGCAGAGGTCGGTGTGCCGATCATGTCGCACAACGTGCGTTACGCCCGCCGCACAGTCAACGACCACGTCATCTCGTTCGCCGAGCTCGGCGCGACAACTGAGCGCGTGCGCGACACACTCGCCCGCATGCTCGCGGACGGCGAGACCCAGGTCTCACTCGAACAAGCATTCGCCGAGGCGCTCGGTGACGGCTACCGGCTGGACCCCGTCTACCGCCGCACCACAACCTCGGCAGCGGCCGATCCCTCCCGCGTCAATGCCGAGGCGGTGCTGCTGCATGAGTCTTCTAGCGCGGGTGGCTACATCGAAGACGGCGGTCGTTTTGTTGGCGGCAACCAAGCGCTCTCCCTCGAACTCGCCCGCAGGCTCGGCGACCAGATCAGGCTCGAACACCCCATCACCGGCATCGAGCAGTCGGCGAGTGGTGTGCAGGTGCACCTCAGCGACGGGTCGAGGATCAGCGCCGACGCGGCCGTGGTCTCAGTGCCCTTGCCGATCCTGCGCGAACTTGAACTGGGCTTTTCCCTGCCCGAAGAACAGCAGCGCGCCCTCGACCACCGTTTTATGGGTGTCGCCGCGAAACTCGGTGTGCCTCTCAGCCGGGTCGACAGCGACCCCGCCCTGCAGAATGCAGAACACACCTGGTGGTCTTGGCGATCCCTCTCGATTGACGGCGAAAACCGCGTGAACGCCCTCTCCTCGTTCGCGGGTGGACCCTTTGCGTTTGAGGCGCTCGGGATCGCGCGCGGCCCTGAGGGGTGGGTGCGCGAGCTGCAGGGGATGCGACCCCAACTCGAAATCGACGGTGACGTGCTGCTCACCGACTGGTCTGTCGATCCGTGGACCAGGGGTGCCTACAGCGCTCCAGCGCTCGACTGGGCTGCGGAAGACGCCGATGTGTTCACCCGGGCAGCCGGGCGCGTAGCCATCGCGGGAGAGCACACGGGGCTCGCGCAGTCGCTTTCGGGGGCGGTTGCGTCGGGATACCGGGCCGCCGCCGCACTGGACCAGGTACTCAGTGCATAA
- a CDS encoding PucR family transcriptional regulator has protein sequence MTFTVRSLLDLTEAQTTSLTPGVGEDHPITWAHVCELSEPWRWLGQGALLMTTGIGIPDTSEEQCAYLREVHAAGISAIAIDETPADAPFAEAALLYAAHIGLPVLQTAHEVPFIVLAKAVAATGRQERVNRLQQTERLYAVAGAHAVDDAIETLLEALESVLESRLQLRPGSAVGEFSPPQEPPGTISQLSARIYSTQLLAPGTPELRFASVGPVDHALMLHAAGVVSSALSVKAAARRNEWMHGSLLLTDLCDESVPSSPAEHLVAAYNVLSPYLFAVVQSDHARSALDEVHAVFAADRVPALATIKDGHVLILAEAGERIERLLELLATETTRIGVSAQFSQLSDTHAALRQARSALIRNRQSGRVLRFEENEATSLFLPSNMDQLRGIARQVLGPLRTYDEQRGTSLTQTLRVFLEENRSWVRASERLYVHRQTLIARISRIEKIIDRDLSSIEDTAECWLAVQAAIECGDLDPGEYVPSPDPDPEEV, from the coding sequence ATGACCTTCACAGTTAGGTCGTTACTCGATCTCACAGAGGCCCAGACCACTTCACTCACCCCGGGGGTTGGCGAGGATCACCCAATCACATGGGCGCACGTCTGCGAGTTGAGCGAGCCCTGGCGCTGGCTGGGGCAGGGTGCTCTACTCATGACCACCGGCATTGGCATTCCCGACACCAGCGAAGAGCAGTGTGCCTACCTTCGTGAGGTGCACGCTGCCGGCATCTCTGCCATTGCGATTGATGAGACTCCCGCAGACGCACCGTTCGCAGAGGCTGCGCTGCTCTATGCCGCGCACATTGGGCTCCCGGTGCTGCAAACCGCGCACGAGGTGCCCTTTATTGTCTTGGCAAAAGCGGTCGCGGCAACCGGGCGACAGGAGCGGGTGAACCGTTTGCAGCAGACCGAGCGGCTCTACGCGGTCGCCGGGGCGCACGCGGTCGACGACGCGATCGAAACCCTGCTGGAGGCCCTGGAGAGTGTGCTCGAGAGTCGGCTTCAGTTGCGTCCTGGCAGCGCAGTGGGCGAATTCAGTCCCCCGCAAGAGCCGCCCGGCACAATCTCCCAGCTCTCGGCGAGAATCTATTCAACGCAGTTGCTCGCGCCAGGAACACCGGAGCTACGCTTCGCGAGTGTGGGTCCCGTCGATCACGCCCTTATGCTGCACGCCGCCGGGGTTGTGAGCAGCGCACTCTCGGTCAAGGCCGCCGCCAGGCGCAACGAGTGGATGCACGGTTCGCTGCTGCTGACCGACCTGTGTGACGAGTCGGTACCCTCCAGCCCGGCTGAGCACCTTGTGGCCGCCTACAACGTGCTCTCCCCCTACCTGTTTGCGGTGGTGCAGAGCGACCACGCCCGATCGGCCCTCGACGAGGTGCACGCCGTGTTCGCGGCAGACCGGGTGCCCGCGCTCGCCACGATCAAAGACGGCCACGTGCTCATACTCGCTGAGGCCGGTGAGCGAATCGAGCGGTTACTCGAACTGCTCGCAACAGAAACCACCAGGATCGGCGTCAGTGCACAATTCTCGCAGCTGAGCGACACGCACGCGGCGCTTCGGCAGGCGCGCAGCGCGCTGATCCGCAATCGCCAGTCTGGCCGGGTGCTGCGCTTCGAAGAGAACGAGGCCACCTCGCTGTTTCTCCCCAGCAACATGGACCAGCTGCGCGGGATCGCGCGCCAGGTGCTCGGCCCCTTGCGCACCTACGACGAGCAGCGCGGCACCTCACTCACCCAAACCCTGCGGGTGTTTCTCGAAGAAAATCGCAGCTGGGTGCGCGCGTCCGAGCGCCTGTACGTACACAGGCAAACCCTCATCGCGCGCATCTCGCGCATCGAGAAGATTATCGACCGAGATCTCTCCTCGATCGAAGACACGGCCGAGTGCTGGCTCGCCGTGCAAGCAGCCATCGAGTGCGGCGACCTCGACCCGGGCGAGTACGTACCGTCGCCGGATCCTGACCCGGAAGAAGTCTAG
- a CDS encoding phospho-sugar mutase, translated as MAKPGSAVPGDTVTPASDTAGRSQLLISEALAWEAQDFDEVTRQQTRELVARAQAGDPEADAELAAAFGGRLAFGTAGLRGPIGSGPARMNRVVVSQTSAGFAAYLRDRTARGEARKNPSIVIGYDGRVNSKIFAHDVAEIMAGAGIRTTLLPEAGPTPLTAFAVRYLGASAGVMITASHNPPQDNGYKVYLGDADGGSQIVPPADGEIAAHIDRVAATPVADLPRSRIYTVEGPGLLEAYVSETASALLAGFPKPEGAADAPLAIAYTAMHGVGSAVAQRVFAATSLPSVTSVPEQDQPDGAFPTVSFPNPEEPGALDLAFRTAREINADLVVAHDPDADRLAIALPHSETTGGYRRLTGNELGLLLGWRAAERERVRALAEDREPSGALACTIVSSPALRAVANDYGLDYAETLSGFKWVSRVPGLLFGFEEALGYLTHPEIVRDKDGISASADAIAMARECAATGRTIWDLLDEASLRFGHFASGQVTLRLASMTASTELSERVRQNPPQDFAGIPVEKAQDLLTPGAAEVPANVLRYDLEDGSRVMIRPSGTEPKLKVYIDTFSGEGSLAERREAAETALVRIETAVREYLADAQNSETL; from the coding sequence ATGGCAAAACCCGGCAGTGCAGTGCCCGGTGATACTGTGACACCCGCGAGTGACACCGCAGGCCGCAGTCAGTTACTCATCTCGGAGGCCCTTGCCTGGGAAGCGCAAGACTTCGACGAGGTCACTCGCCAGCAGACACGGGAGCTTGTCGCACGAGCGCAGGCGGGCGACCCCGAGGCGGACGCTGAGCTCGCTGCAGCCTTCGGCGGACGCCTCGCCTTTGGCACCGCTGGCCTGCGCGGCCCCATCGGCTCAGGGCCCGCCCGCATGAACCGGGTCGTTGTGTCACAAACCAGCGCCGGCTTTGCGGCTTACCTGCGTGACCGGACTGCCCGCGGCGAGGCCCGCAAGAACCCCTCCATCGTCATTGGTTACGACGGCCGAGTGAACTCCAAGATCTTCGCGCACGACGTCGCGGAGATCATGGCGGGGGCAGGGATCCGCACCACGCTTCTGCCGGAGGCCGGCCCAACCCCGCTCACCGCGTTCGCCGTGCGTTACCTCGGCGCATCCGCCGGTGTCATGATCACCGCGAGCCATAACCCTCCCCAAGACAACGGCTACAAGGTGTATCTCGGCGACGCCGACGGCGGTTCTCAGATTGTCCCTCCGGCTGACGGTGAGATCGCAGCGCACATTGACCGCGTCGCCGCGACACCCGTCGCCGACCTGCCACGATCCCGCATCTATACGGTCGAGGGACCCGGACTTCTCGAAGCCTACGTTTCTGAGACCGCCAGCGCGCTGCTCGCGGGTTTCCCGAAGCCCGAGGGTGCAGCCGACGCCCCCCTCGCTATTGCGTACACGGCCATGCACGGCGTCGGATCAGCCGTCGCGCAGCGCGTGTTTGCGGCGACTTCCTTGCCGTCGGTCACCTCGGTGCCCGAGCAGGATCAGCCGGATGGTGCGTTCCCCACGGTTTCCTTCCCGAACCCAGAGGAGCCCGGCGCCCTCGACCTGGCCTTCCGCACCGCACGAGAGATCAACGCCGACCTGGTGGTCGCCCACGATCCCGACGCGGATCGCCTCGCCATCGCACTTCCCCACTCAGAAACGACCGGCGGCTATCGACGCCTCACCGGCAACGAGCTCGGCCTGCTGCTCGGGTGGCGTGCGGCTGAGCGCGAGCGAGTGCGGGCATTAGCTGAGGATCGCGAACCCTCGGGCGCCCTCGCCTGCACGATCGTTTCCTCTCCCGCACTGCGCGCCGTTGCCAACGATTACGGCCTCGACTACGCGGAAACCCTCTCCGGCTTCAAGTGGGTCTCGCGCGTTCCCGGGCTACTCTTTGGCTTCGAAGAGGCACTCGGTTACCTCACGCACCCCGAGATCGTGCGCGATAAAGACGGCATCTCAGCCAGCGCCGACGCGATCGCGATGGCCCGCGAGTGCGCCGCGACCGGCCGCACCATCTGGGATCTGCTCGATGAAGCCAGCTTGCGCTTCGGTCACTTTGCGAGCGGACAGGTCACACTGCGGTTGGCGTCGATGACCGCTTCGACCGAGCTCTCGGAGCGGGTGAGACAGAATCCGCCGCAAGATTTCGCGGGCATTCCCGTGGAGAAGGCTCAGGATCTGCTGACCCCCGGTGCTGCAGAAGTGCCTGCGAACGTGCTGCGCTACGATCTCGAGGATGGATCGCGGGTCATGATTCGGCCGAGCGGCACCGAGCCAAAACTGAAGGTGTACATCGACACGTTCAGCGGTGAGGGAAGCCTCGCTGAGCGCCGTGAGGCTGCGGAGACCGCGCTCGTGCGCATCGAAACCGCGGTGCGCGAGTACCTGGCAGACGCTCAAAACAGCGAGACACTGTGA
- a CDS encoding ADP-dependent NAD(P)H-hydrate dehydratase — protein sequence MTESWSVTHAAKWLRAPGPADDKYRRGVLGVRTGSAQYPGAAVLGVTAAWRSGVGMVRYVPPLGDSEPLFGLPSPAAAVLAAHPETVFGDGGLRSCGAWVIGSGTDPGLRSASERTKLLELLNGEDPVVVDAGALELVGARKGTIAAPAIVTPHRGEFTKLWRGCGLGVLPRRWSERSVSGGPDRVGTNRLAEAALRLAECLGVTVLLKGSVTVAATPGGRHITAGPATPWLASAGTGDVLAGMLGALVATHAAEVCADPELLADLGATAAILHDAAARIAAGDPEADGSGHPITALDVANAIPAAWAGIAVAG from the coding sequence GTGACCGAGAGCTGGTCCGTCACTCACGCAGCCAAGTGGCTGCGCGCGCCCGGGCCAGCCGATGACAAGTATCGACGCGGGGTGCTCGGAGTGCGCACCGGCTCGGCCCAGTATCCGGGCGCCGCGGTGCTCGGTGTGACCGCGGCCTGGCGCTCCGGCGTCGGCATGGTCCGCTATGTGCCTCCGCTCGGCGACAGTGAGCCGTTGTTCGGGCTGCCGTCTCCTGCCGCGGCCGTTCTCGCGGCGCACCCCGAAACGGTGTTTGGTGATGGGGGTCTGCGATCCTGTGGCGCCTGGGTGATTGGCTCGGGCACCGACCCCGGTCTGCGCTCGGCGTCCGAGCGCACAAAACTGTTGGAACTGCTGAACGGCGAGGATCCCGTGGTCGTCGACGCGGGAGCGCTTGAGCTGGTTGGGGCACGCAAGGGCACAATCGCCGCTCCGGCCATCGTTACCCCGCACCGCGGGGAATTCACGAAGCTGTGGCGGGGTTGTGGTCTCGGCGTGCTGCCTCGACGGTGGAGCGAACGCAGCGTGTCTGGCGGACCCGACCGTGTCGGCACGAATCGCCTTGCAGAGGCGGCGCTCCGTCTGGCTGAGTGCCTCGGTGTGACGGTACTGCTCAAGGGCTCTGTGACCGTCGCGGCTACCCCGGGAGGCCGTCACATCACCGCGGGTCCGGCAACACCGTGGCTCGCGTCGGCGGGAACCGGCGACGTACTGGCCGGGATGCTCGGCGCGCTTGTTGCGACGCACGCTGCGGAGGTATGCGCCGATCCCGAACTGCTCGCCGACCTTGGTGCGACAGCCGCGATCCTGCACGACGCGGCGGCCCGCATTGCCGCGGGCGATCCCGAGGCCGACGGATCCGGGCACCCGATCACGGCCCTCGACGTTGCGAACGCGATCCCCGCTGCTTGGGCAGGAATTGCAGTAGCGGGCTGA
- a CDS encoding thymidine phosphorylase, producing the protein MSERAPVEPYDVVDLITQKRFARQLSRPEIEWLVDAYVRGAVAPEQMSALLMAVVIQGMERGEIQALTAAMIASGERMSFAGMGRPTIDKHSTGGVGDKITLPLVPLMASLGVAVPQLSGRGLGHTGGTLDKLESIPGWRALLSNEEMERVLREVGGVICAAGSGLAPADRAMYALRDVTGTVASVPLIASSIMSKKIAEGADGLVLDVKFGSGAFLASMEDARELAETMVRLGQDSGMRTVALLTDMDTPLGRAVGNANEVRESVEVLAGGGPRDVVELTLGLARTMLELAGFEDVDPEPALANGAAMDAWQRMIRAQGGDPDAPLPVARETETVRAAADGIVQRVDARDVGVAAWRLGAGRARPGDAVDHAAGVEVLVKPGDRVRAGDPLFVAACDNPARMERGLSLLAEAVELGAEQPPHRPLIAGRVA; encoded by the coding sequence ATGAGTGAGCGCGCGCCAGTGGAACCGTACGATGTTGTTGACCTCATTACCCAGAAGAGGTTCGCCAGGCAGCTCAGTCGGCCTGAAATCGAGTGGCTCGTCGATGCGTATGTGCGGGGAGCCGTCGCCCCCGAACAGATGAGCGCACTGCTGATGGCCGTGGTTATTCAGGGCATGGAGCGTGGTGAGATCCAAGCGCTCACTGCCGCAATGATTGCGAGCGGCGAACGCATGAGCTTCGCGGGGATGGGTCGTCCCACGATCGACAAACACTCGACGGGTGGTGTTGGCGACAAAATCACCCTTCCCCTGGTGCCGCTGATGGCATCTCTTGGGGTGGCAGTGCCTCAGCTTTCGGGGCGTGGGCTCGGGCACACCGGTGGCACACTCGACAAACTCGAATCGATTCCGGGATGGCGCGCCCTGCTCAGCAACGAAGAGATGGAACGGGTGTTGCGTGAGGTCGGCGGTGTGATTTGCGCGGCAGGATCGGGGCTGGCCCCCGCGGATCGCGCGATGTACGCCCTGCGCGACGTGACCGGAACGGTCGCCTCCGTCCCCCTGATTGCCTCGTCGATCATGAGCAAGAAGATCGCCGAGGGTGCTGATGGGCTTGTGCTTGATGTGAAGTTTGGCTCGGGGGCGTTTCTCGCGTCGATGGAAGACGCCCGTGAGCTGGCCGAAACCATGGTGCGACTCGGTCAAGATTCAGGCATGCGCACCGTCGCGCTGCTGACAGACATGGACACTCCGCTCGGTCGCGCCGTAGGCAACGCCAATGAGGTGCGTGAATCGGTCGAGGTGCTCGCGGGTGGTGGGCCCCGAGATGTGGTCGAGCTGACGCTCGGGCTTGCGCGCACAATGCTTGAGCTCGCGGGGTTTGAGGATGTGGATCCCGAGCCCGCGCTTGCGAACGGTGCCGCAATGGACGCCTGGCAGCGCATGATCCGCGCGCAGGGCGGCGACCCTGATGCCCCTCTGCCTGTTGCACGTGAAACGGAAACCGTGCGGGCCGCGGCCGACGGGATCGTGCAGCGCGTTGACGCCCGCGACGTCGGAGTCGCCGCCTGGCGCCTGGGTGCTGGCCGTGCGCGACCGGGGGACGCGGTCGATCACGCGGCGGGTGTTGAGGTTCTGGTGAAGCCGGGGGATCGGGTTCGCGCTGGTGATCCGCTGTTCGTTGCGGCCTGCGATAATCCGGCACGCATGGAGCGGGGGCTGTCGCTGCTCGCGGAGGCGGTGGAGTTGGGGGCTGAGCAGCCGCCGCACCGCCCACTGATTGCTGGGCGGGTCGCCTAG